A single region of the Gossypium arboreum isolate Shixiya-1 chromosome 12, ASM2569848v2, whole genome shotgun sequence genome encodes:
- the LOC108478689 gene encoding heavy metal-associated isoprenylated plant protein 31 isoform X1: MVLEWVPNVPISKIQLMIVTGLTDNANILQERVEEIEVEMEIQKITVRGYGLEEKKVLKAIKRAGKAAEPWPFPGYSHYASFYKYPTYIVNHYYDYYKNEASNGVHTFFQTPAVYSVAVASDEAVASLFSDDNPHACSIM; this comes from the exons ATGGTGCTTGAATGGGTACCAAATGTTCCAATTTCAAAAATCCAACTTATGATTGTTACCGGTTTAACCGATAATGCCAACATACTTCAAGAGA gGGTTGAAGAAATAGAGGTAGAAATGGAGATACAAAAAATCACAGTTCGAGGGTATGGCCTAGAAGAAAAGAAGGTGCTGAAAGCTATTAAACGCGCCGGGAAAGCGGCGGAGCCGTGGCCGTTTCCGGGATATTCTCACTATGCATCGTTTTACAAGTACCCAACCTATATAGTTAACCATTACTATGACTATTACAAGAATGAAGCTTCCAATGGTGTTCATACTTTCTTTCAAACTCCGGCTGTTTACTCGGTTGCCGTCGCTTCCGATGAGGCTGTCGCCTCGCTTTTTAGTGACGATAATCCACATGCTTGTTCTATCATGTGA
- the LOC108478689 gene encoding heavy metal-associated isoprenylated plant protein 31 isoform X2, which translates to MSAMLEVRVPNLDCEGCASKLKKALLKLKGVEEIEVEMEIQKITVRGYGLEEKKVLKAIKRAGKAAEPWPFPGYSHYASFYKYPTYIVNHYYDYYKNEASNGVHTFFQTPAVYSVAVASDEAVASLFSDDNPHACSIM; encoded by the exons ATGTCTGCA ATGCTGGAAGTAAGAGTTCCAAACTTGGATTGTGAAGGTTGTGCTTCTAAGTTAAAGAAAGCTCTTTTAAAGCTCAAAG gGGTTGAAGAAATAGAGGTAGAAATGGAGATACAAAAAATCACAGTTCGAGGGTATGGCCTAGAAGAAAAGAAGGTGCTGAAAGCTATTAAACGCGCCGGGAAAGCGGCGGAGCCGTGGCCGTTTCCGGGATATTCTCACTATGCATCGTTTTACAAGTACCCAACCTATATAGTTAACCATTACTATGACTATTACAAGAATGAAGCTTCCAATGGTGTTCATACTTTCTTTCAAACTCCGGCTGTTTACTCGGTTGCCGTCGCTTCCGATGAGGCTGTCGCCTCGCTTTTTAGTGACGATAATCCACATGCTTGTTCTATCATGTGA
- the LOC108478689 gene encoding heavy metal-associated isoprenylated plant protein 31 isoform X3, translating to MLEVRVPNLDCEGCASKLKKALLKLKGVEEIEVEMEIQKITVRGYGLEEKKVLKAIKRAGKAAEPWPFPGYSHYASFYKYPTYIVNHYYDYYKNEASNGVHTFFQTPAVYSVAVASDEAVASLFSDDNPHACSIM from the exons ATGCTGGAAGTAAGAGTTCCAAACTTGGATTGTGAAGGTTGTGCTTCTAAGTTAAAGAAAGCTCTTTTAAAGCTCAAAG gGGTTGAAGAAATAGAGGTAGAAATGGAGATACAAAAAATCACAGTTCGAGGGTATGGCCTAGAAGAAAAGAAGGTGCTGAAAGCTATTAAACGCGCCGGGAAAGCGGCGGAGCCGTGGCCGTTTCCGGGATATTCTCACTATGCATCGTTTTACAAGTACCCAACCTATATAGTTAACCATTACTATGACTATTACAAGAATGAAGCTTCCAATGGTGTTCATACTTTCTTTCAAACTCCGGCTGTTTACTCGGTTGCCGTCGCTTCCGATGAGGCTGTCGCCTCGCTTTTTAGTGACGATAATCCACATGCTTGTTCTATCATGTGA